TCGAACTATCGACCGTACGGGTATGAACCGTATGCTCTAGCCAACTGAGCTATCTAGGCACGTTTGGTGGAGATAAGCGGGATCGAACCGCTGACCTACGCAGTGCAAGTGCGTCGCTCTCCCAAACTGAGCTATATCCCCTCGAACAAGAAATATAATACCAAATAATACAATTTTTGTCAATAAAAATTTTATATTATTTCTGAAAATAATATAAAATTATAGAGAAATCTATATATATCAAATGATTTTCTAACTTCTTTTATTGAAAAAATTTGCAATATCTTTTATTTTATTTGTTGCAAAAATTATTTCCTCTTCAGTATTATTATATCCAAAAGAAAATCTAACAGTTCCTTTTTCATAAGTTTCTAAAAATTTATGAGCTAAAGGAGCGCAATGGAAACCACTTCTTGTGCAAATGTTGAAATTTTCACTTAAAATAGATGAAAATTCTGAACTAGAAACATTTTTTATATTTAAACTAACTACAGGGCCTCTATCTTTTTTTAAATCTCCATAAATTATCAAATTTTTAACATTTTTTAAATTTTCAATAAATAATTTTGTAAGTTCAGATTCATGATTTCTTATTTTATCTAATCCAATAGAATTAATATAATCAATACCTGCTCCTAAAGAGATTATTCCAGGAGTATTTAATGTTCCGCATTCAAGAGCTTCAGGCATAACTGAGGGCTGTCTTTCTAATTTAGAAAAGCTACCAGTTCCACCTTCTAAAAGTGGAGAAAGGGAAGTGTTTTCATTAATATATATACCACCAATTCCTTGGATTCCAAATAATGATTTATGTCCAGTGAAACAAAGAATATCAATATTGCTTTTTAAAACATCAATGTCTAAAAAACCAGCACTTTGAGAAGCATCTAAAATAAATAAAAGACCATAATCTTTACATATTTTTCCAATAATATCTATATCAAAAATATTTCCAGTAACATTAGAAATATGATTAATAATAATAGCTTTAGTGTTTCTTTTAATTTTAGAAATAATACTTTTTTTTAAAGACTCACTTGAATGTTCAGGGAGTATAAAGGATAATTCTACATTTTTTTCTTGCTCTAGAAAATGTAGAGGTCGTAATACAGAATTATGTTCAAAAACTGAGGTTATAATATGAGAATTTTCAAAAGGATACCCTTTTATGGCCATATTAAGACTTTCACTTGCATTTTTAGTAAAAGCTATTTGAAGCGGATTGTTTATATTGAAAAAATTTGCTATTTTTTCTCTTATACAAAAAATTTCTCGGTTAATTTTAACAGCTTTATCGTAGGCACTTCTACCTGGATTAGCATTTAAATTAATCAAAGCATTTGTAACTTTTTCTATCACTATATCTGGTTTCGGATTAGAAGTTGCAGAATTATCAAAATAATATTCTTTAGACATTAGTATTCTCCTTAAATTTTATTATGTATTATTTTAAGATTTTAACACAAAAATAAAATTTCTTCAAAAATATAATTGAAATTCTTTGATAAATATGATATAACTAGAGGGCTGTATGATATTTTATTAAATAATTTTGGAGGAATAAGAGATGACAAAGAAAGAATTAGCAAACGTACTTTTTGAAAGAGGAACATTTAATTCAAAAGCTGAAGCTGAAAGAAAATTAGAAGCAGTATTAAATATAATGGAAGAAACATTAGTAGCTGGAGAAAACATTAACTTCATAGGATGGGGAAAATTAGAGGTTGTTGAAAGAGCGCCTAGAATTGGAAGAAACCCTAAAACTGGAGAAGAAGTTCAAATAGAAGCTAGAAAAAGCGTTAAATTCAAAGCTGGAAAAACTTTATTAGGAAAATTAAACTAATTTAGATTAATAAATTATTGAGAGGACAGATAGTCCTCTTTTTTTATTTGCTTTAATTTTATAAGATAAAAAAATCCT
The window above is part of the Fusobacterium sp. JB019 genome. Proteins encoded here:
- a CDS encoding HU family DNA-binding protein; this translates as MTKKELANVLFERGTFNSKAEAERKLEAVLNIMEETLVAGENINFIGWGKLEVVERAPRIGRNPKTGEEVQIEARKSVKFKAGKTLLGKLN
- a CDS encoding aminotransferase class V-fold PLP-dependent enzyme, whose translation is MSKEYYFDNSATSNPKPDIVIEKVTNALINLNANPGRSAYDKAVKINREIFCIREKIANFFNINNPLQIAFTKNASESLNMAIKGYPFENSHIITSVFEHNSVLRPLHFLEQEKNVELSFILPEHSSESLKKSIISKIKRNTKAIIINHISNVTGNIFDIDIIGKICKDYGLLFILDASQSAGFLDIDVLKSNIDILCFTGHKSLFGIQGIGGIYINENTSLSPLLEGGTGSFSKLERQPSVMPEALECGTLNTPGIISLGAGIDYINSIGLDKIRNHESELTKLFIENLKNVKNLIIYGDLKKDRGPVVSLNIKNVSSSEFSSILSENFNICTRSGFHCAPLAHKFLETYEKGTVRFSFGYNNTEEEIIFATNKIKDIANFFNKRS